Proteins from one Gimesia maris genomic window:
- a CDS encoding DUF1328 domain-containing protein, whose product MLSWALMFLVIALVAGLFGFGLVGGMAYGAAKICFFIFLVLAVISLLTGKRVPTE is encoded by the coding sequence ATGTTGAGTTGGGCATTAATGTTTTTAGTAATTGCACTGGTAGCGGGTCTGTTTGGTTTTGGTCTGGTCGGCGGCATGGCCTATGGCGCAGCAAAGATCTGCTTTTTTATCTTTCTCGTATTAGCTGTCATCAGTCTGCTGACAGGTAAGAGAGTTCCCACAGAATAA
- a CDS encoding PAS domain S-box protein, whose product MGLSSKPEFPKNALWASDGRLQTIVDSAMDAVITMDIDGDVVDWNRRAEEIFGWSRDEAIGSAVAELIIPPQYLAQHQDGLRQFKSTGEGRLINNKMELTALRRNGHEFPVEMIITQIEWHGQVIFNAFVRDVSDRKEAEQLIAREKLEAALLQQASFSSSTSDALEDALRICVANLGDISGWPIGHAYLRHQGGNRLVSSRIWHLANRDHFLDLRDESEKQSFVRGEDLPGYVWSRGEPVWVTDFENEEIITQKRDFAALGVRSAFAFPVKLDGDVIAVVEFFNTRLISPDLNLLALSRGVSNLIRHVIERVQWQEERTRLAAIVDSSGDAIIGKAPDGTITSWNNGAEVIYGWLEEEVIGETVSILLPPGMAREESEILEAMKTGRRLDQFQTRRMRKDGTIIDVAITVSPIRGMDQQVVGSSSIERDITARRRREEELSKAKDEAEQATRAQGEFLANVSHELRTPMNAILGMLELTLQENLTPLKRDYLQTAKDSADSLLLLVNDILDFSRLEAGHFELEPVPFSLRVMIDEAVKTLSLRACEKGLELICRIDKRVPSQVLGDPVRLRQILTNLAGNAIKFTEQGEVVVDVKLIEPAGEIPLPRLQPGEKALLEFSVSDTGIGIAVEDQKRIFAPFAQADASTTRHYSGTGLGLAICHELIGLMDGEMYLTSEPGEGSCFSFQVILPVAEPEESVQGNEKASVSELRDLPVLVVDDNQTNRVILEEMLTNWSMSPTPVDSAREALDQLSALSEKEKSYPLVIVDALMPETDGFMLLEQAREEGLLDSATILMLSSADHQIFSERCQGLDISAFLEKPVSQSDLLDAIMTALKGPQLESSSVSQIRESKQTLRVLVAEDTPANQKVINAILKKRGHQCVIADNGREAVDCLRNESFDVVLMDVQMPTMDGLQATAMIRENEYGSGVHTPIIAMTAYAMRGDRDKCIAAGMDSYISKPIDAKKLILILERLAMRHQKTNLPENSLASSKVSLEESEQELLQEPSPSKPPTVDSRPVIDMRAALKRVGDDMTILNDMVNFFFEDAPGLLKEINQQAVAGDAEELTRAAHSLKGLCANFNAYPAVEVAKTIEEYGRQGKLLEVPAVIPVLESEFTRLNSELSAWKSENS is encoded by the coding sequence ATGGGACTTTCCTCAAAGCCAGAATTCCCGAAGAATGCTTTATGGGCTTCCGATGGCCGATTACAGACAATTGTTGATTCCGCAATGGATGCGGTTATCACCATGGATATAGATGGTGATGTCGTTGACTGGAATCGGCGGGCCGAAGAAATATTTGGCTGGTCTCGAGATGAAGCAATCGGAAGCGCGGTCGCGGAATTAATCATCCCTCCTCAATATCTCGCCCAGCATCAGGATGGACTTCGGCAGTTTAAATCTACCGGGGAAGGGCGGTTGATTAATAATAAAATGGAATTGACAGCGCTCCGCCGGAACGGTCATGAATTCCCGGTTGAAATGATCATCACACAAATTGAATGGCATGGTCAGGTTATTTTCAATGCTTTTGTAAGAGATGTTTCTGACAGAAAAGAAGCGGAGCAGCTTATTGCCCGTGAGAAACTTGAGGCGGCCCTGTTACAACAGGCGAGTTTTTCCTCATCGACAAGCGACGCTCTCGAAGATGCGTTAAGAATTTGTGTTGCCAACCTGGGAGATATTTCAGGTTGGCCCATTGGTCATGCTTACCTGCGTCACCAGGGAGGAAATCGTCTTGTCTCGTCACGAATCTGGCATCTGGCAAATCGAGACCATTTTCTGGACTTACGGGATGAATCAGAGAAGCAGTCGTTTGTGCGTGGAGAAGATCTGCCAGGATATGTCTGGAGTCGCGGTGAACCTGTCTGGGTGACAGACTTTGAAAATGAAGAAATCATTACTCAAAAGCGAGACTTTGCCGCACTGGGTGTTCGGTCAGCTTTTGCATTTCCAGTAAAACTCGATGGCGATGTGATCGCCGTGGTCGAGTTCTTTAATACCAGGCTCATTTCTCCGGATCTGAATCTACTGGCATTATCTCGCGGGGTCAGTAATCTGATCAGACATGTCATTGAAAGGGTTCAGTGGCAGGAAGAACGTACCAGGCTGGCCGCCATTGTTGATTCTTCAGGGGATGCCATTATTGGAAAAGCACCCGATGGCACAATCACCTCCTGGAATAATGGAGCCGAAGTTATATATGGTTGGCTGGAAGAAGAAGTTATCGGTGAGACCGTATCAATTCTGCTGCCTCCCGGAATGGCTCGTGAAGAGTCTGAAATACTGGAAGCGATGAAAACGGGACGCAGGCTGGATCAGTTTCAGACGAGACGCATGCGGAAAGATGGAACCATTATCGATGTGGCTATTACCGTTTCCCCTATACGTGGAATGGATCAACAGGTCGTAGGGTCATCGAGTATCGAGAGAGATATCACTGCCAGGCGCCGTCGTGAAGAGGAACTGAGTAAAGCCAAGGATGAAGCTGAACAGGCAACACGCGCGCAGGGCGAATTTCTGGCCAATGTCAGCCATGAACTCCGCACACCCATGAATGCGATCCTGGGGATGCTTGAATTGACTTTGCAGGAAAACCTGACACCGCTTAAACGGGATTATTTGCAGACAGCAAAAGATTCAGCAGACTCACTGCTTCTGCTTGTGAATGATATTCTGGATTTTTCGCGATTGGAGGCTGGGCATTTTGAACTGGAACCTGTTCCATTCAGCTTACGGGTCATGATTGACGAAGCAGTGAAAACGCTTTCGCTGCGTGCCTGTGAGAAAGGGTTGGAATTAATCTGCCGCATTGATAAACGGGTACCGTCTCAGGTACTGGGTGACCCGGTCCGCCTGCGTCAGATTCTGACCAATCTGGCCGGGAATGCGATCAAATTCACAGAACAGGGAGAAGTGGTTGTTGATGTCAAACTGATTGAGCCTGCAGGTGAAATCCCGCTTCCCAGACTTCAACCGGGAGAAAAGGCTCTGCTGGAATTCAGCGTGTCTGATACGGGTATTGGAATCGCGGTGGAAGATCAGAAACGAATTTTTGCTCCTTTTGCACAGGCGGATGCATCGACAACGCGACATTATTCTGGAACAGGCCTGGGGCTGGCGATCTGTCACGAACTGATCGGCTTAATGGATGGAGAAATGTACTTAACCAGTGAACCGGGAGAAGGGAGCTGCTTCTCTTTCCAGGTGATTTTACCGGTGGCAGAACCGGAAGAATCAGTCCAGGGAAACGAAAAAGCTTCAGTGTCTGAGTTACGTGATCTTCCGGTACTGGTGGTAGATGATAATCAGACGAATCGTGTCATTTTAGAAGAAATGCTGACCAACTGGTCCATGTCTCCGACACCCGTTGACTCTGCGCGGGAAGCATTAGACCAACTCTCTGCACTCAGCGAGAAAGAGAAATCTTATCCACTGGTGATTGTGGATGCCCTGATGCCGGAAACAGATGGTTTTATGCTGCTGGAACAGGCGCGGGAAGAAGGACTGCTTGATTCAGCGACCATTCTGATGCTGTCTTCTGCCGATCACCAGATTTTCAGTGAACGATGCCAGGGCCTGGATATTTCCGCATTTCTGGAAAAACCGGTGTCACAATCAGATCTGCTGGATGCCATCATGACCGCCTTGAAGGGGCCTCAACTGGAAAGTTCCAGCGTGTCCCAGATCAGAGAATCAAAACAGACTTTGCGAGTACTGGTGGCAGAAGATACTCCAGCAAACCAGAAAGTGATTAACGCGATCCTCAAGAAACGGGGGCATCAGTGTGTGATCGCCGATAATGGTCGTGAAGCGGTTGATTGTCTGCGAAATGAGTCATTTGATGTGGTATTGATGGACGTGCAGATGCCAACGATGGATGGTTTGCAGGCAACAGCCATGATTCGTGAGAACGAATATGGTTCTGGTGTGCACACTCCCATTATTGCAATGACAGCCTATGCGATGCGCGGGGATCGCGATAAATGTATAGCGGCTGGCATGGATAGCTATATTTCTAAACCCATAGATGCCAAAAAACTGATCTTGATACTGGAGCGACTGGCAATGCGTCATCAGAAGACCAATTTACCCGAGAATAGTCTTGCGAGTTCAAAAGTCTCTCTTGAGGAGTCAGAACAAGAACTGTTGCAGGAGCCTTCCCCATCTAAACCGCCCACAGTAGATTCCAGGCCCGTAATTGACATGCGGGCCGCCCTCAAACGAGTCGGTGATGATATGACAATCCTCAACGATATGGTCAATTTCTTTTTCGAAGACGCCCCCGGGCTACTGAAAGAAATCAATCAACAGGCAGTGGCAGGTGATGCGGAAGAACTGACGCGTGCAGCACACAGTTTGAAAGGACTATGTGCTAACTTTAATGCCTATCCAGCCGTGGAAGTGGCGAAAACGATCGAGGAATATGGACGCCAGGGAAAGCTTCTGGAAGTACCTGCTGTGATTCCCGTTCTTGAGTCGGAATTCACACGGCTCAATAGCGAGCTCTCCGCATGGAAATCTGAGAATTCCTGA
- a CDS encoding YqaE/Pmp3 family membrane protein, with protein sequence MDVVRIILAIILPPVGVLMQVGLGMHFWLNIVLTLCGYIPGLVHAVWVIAKK encoded by the coding sequence ATGGATGTGGTCAGGATTATCCTGGCAATCATTTTGCCGCCAGTGGGAGTTTTAATGCAAGTCGGACTGGGAATGCATTTCTGGCTGAATATTGTCTTGACTCTGTGTGGTTACATTCCCGGGCTTGTGCATGCAGTCTGGGTCATAGCGAAAAAATAA
- a CDS encoding TrkA C-terminal domain-containing protein, whose product MFAIISLIVIIVVSIIVVRVATVALTLTGLSTPLARFQARSAFTSTGFTTSETEKVMRHPVRRRIIMALMILGNAGIVTAISSLIISFVGADSSTGLWLRIALLAAGLSLLWMLAYSEWIDHRISRVIQNALQRWTDLEIRDYAGLLHLTGDYLVVELNVNPDGWLADKKLTELKLDSEGILVLGIEKPDTSYVGAPRGGTRLEVNDRVLLYGKASVLKNLDERRSGAAGNWEHHKAVDEQQRSEQEQVTQI is encoded by the coding sequence ATGTTTGCGATCATTTCACTGATAGTGATTATTGTCGTATCAATCATTGTGGTTCGAGTGGCAACAGTCGCATTAACGTTGACAGGGCTTTCCACTCCACTGGCACGATTTCAGGCACGCTCTGCATTTACCAGTACCGGATTCACCACAAGTGAGACGGAAAAAGTGATGCGTCACCCTGTTCGTCGTCGGATCATCATGGCACTGATGATTCTCGGTAATGCGGGAATCGTAACGGCAATTTCTTCTCTCATTATTTCCTTTGTCGGTGCAGATTCCAGTACAGGCCTCTGGTTACGCATTGCACTTCTCGCTGCTGGCTTGTCATTACTCTGGATGCTTGCTTACAGTGAATGGATTGATCATCGTATCTCCCGGGTGATTCAGAATGCGCTCCAGCGCTGGACTGATCTTGAAATTCGAGATTACGCAGGACTGCTCCATCTGACGGGCGACTACCTCGTGGTGGAACTGAATGTGAACCCCGACGGCTGGCTTGCCGATAAAAAACTGACTGAGCTGAAATTGGATTCAGAAGGGATCCTGGTGCTGGGGATTGAAAAACCGGACACAAGCTATGTCGGGGCTCCCAGGGGAGGGACACGTCTGGAAGTGAACGATCGCGTCCTGCTTTATGGCAAGGCCAGTGTCTTGAAAAATCTCGATGAGCGACGTTCTGGAGCTGCCGGGAACTGGGAACACCATAAAGCAGTCGACGAACAGCAACGCAGCGAACAGGAACAGGTGACCCAGATCTAG
- a CDS encoding sodium-dependent bicarbonate transport family permease: MFEEFIHNFAHNLFKPLLLFFYMGFLIPVLKVPFEFPKAVYQGLTLYLLVAIGWHGGEELASLSLAEFGQALGFMAIGFITNLSIGAIAYFILQRTTKLRQVDAATVAGFYGSDSAGTFVTCLGVITAANIAYAAYMPVMLAVMEIPGCLVALYLVSRLRQQGMDPQGNMPHESGYQPAVHSALAMEGADGGGEITVDEDGEPLTRYEGSRMHGHSMAAVAERTQTVTATKQELAVELDGETEKQPVFSKELLHEVFLNPGLYLLFGGIIIGFLGRLQGEAVTRADDTLFVNIFHGMLCLFLLEMGITACRRLQDLKTAGWRFIMFGVLAPNVFAIIGILVAHGYSIVLGQPFDLGTYALFAVLCGAASYIAVPAVQRLAIPEASPTLPLAASLGLTFTYNVTIGIPVYMLVAQVVMKNFPVA; the protein is encoded by the coding sequence TTGTTTGAAGAATTCATTCATAATTTTGCTCACAACCTTTTTAAACCGCTTCTACTGTTTTTCTATATGGGTTTTTTGATACCTGTTTTGAAGGTGCCGTTTGAATTTCCAAAAGCCGTGTACCAGGGGCTGACTCTGTACCTGCTGGTTGCTATTGGCTGGCACGGGGGGGAAGAACTGGCTTCGCTGTCTTTAGCCGAGTTTGGTCAGGCGCTGGGTTTCATGGCGATCGGATTCATCACAAACCTGAGTATTGGTGCTATAGCTTATTTTATTTTGCAACGTACGACGAAATTGCGTCAGGTTGATGCGGCTACTGTCGCCGGGTTTTACGGGTCAGACTCTGCTGGTACTTTTGTGACCTGTCTGGGTGTGATTACTGCGGCCAATATCGCTTACGCTGCTTATATGCCAGTGATGCTAGCTGTTATGGAAATCCCGGGATGTCTGGTTGCCCTTTATCTCGTATCGCGTTTACGCCAGCAAGGTATGGACCCCCAGGGGAATATGCCTCATGAATCCGGCTATCAACCTGCCGTCCATTCTGCGTTAGCGATGGAAGGAGCAGACGGTGGTGGAGAAATTACAGTCGATGAAGACGGCGAACCGTTAACTCGATATGAGGGAAGTCGCATGCATGGCCATTCTATGGCGGCTGTTGCTGAGAGAACACAAACAGTGACTGCCACAAAGCAGGAACTGGCAGTTGAACTGGATGGGGAAACGGAAAAACAACCCGTTTTCAGTAAAGAGCTTCTGCATGAAGTTTTTCTGAATCCCGGTCTTTACCTGCTGTTTGGCGGGATTATTATCGGATTTCTGGGGAGACTGCAGGGTGAGGCGGTCACACGGGCAGACGATACTTTGTTTGTTAATATTTTTCACGGTATGTTGTGTCTGTTCCTGCTGGAAATGGGAATTACAGCCTGCCGTCGTTTGCAAGACCTGAAGACCGCTGGCTGGCGATTCATCATGTTTGGTGTCCTTGCTCCAAACGTCTTTGCAATAATTGGAATTCTGGTGGCCCATGGCTACAGTATCGTTCTGGGGCAACCGTTTGACCTGGGGACTTATGCACTCTTTGCCGTTTTGTGTGGAGCAGCATCCTATATCGCTGTACCAGCTGTGCAGAGACTTGCCATCCCCGAAGCCAGTCCCACTCTGCCTCTGGCAGCATCGTTGGGGCTCACGTTTACTTACAACGTTACCATCGGTATTCCCGTCTACATGTTGGTTGCACAGGTGGTTATGAAAAACTTTCCAGTGGCATGA
- a CDS encoding P-II family nitrogen regulator → MTATIELAKVIVITEAHYEQEMLTSFQKLGIKGFTCMNCWGQGHHQVYDEPFMDHSQTRIEMITTDEIADSIVDFCRQPRFETHAITVYLESVRVRDPDKFIT, encoded by the coding sequence ATGACAGCGACGATAGAGTTGGCAAAAGTGATTGTGATTACCGAAGCCCATTATGAACAGGAAATGTTAACCAGTTTTCAAAAGCTGGGTATCAAAGGTTTCACGTGTATGAACTGCTGGGGGCAGGGACATCACCAGGTTTATGATGAACCATTTATGGATCATTCGCAGACCAGGATCGAAATGATTACGACAGATGAAATTGCAGATTCCATTGTCGACTTTTGTCGTCAGCCACGTTTTGAAACACATGCGATTACTGTTTATCTTGAGTCCGTTCGTGTTCGTGATCCTGACAAATTTATTACCTGA
- a CDS encoding class I SAM-dependent methyltransferase: protein MDQHSSAPPDPFSDPQSVARYKEGPPRIVPGFADMQRMTTLILSECVPQKGRVLVVGAGGGLELQTFAQAHPGWTFDGVDPSAEMIRLAEQTLGPLLSRVRLYPGEVDMAPDGPFDAATCLLTMHFVERKKRQRMAVEIRRRLRPGSPFVVVHMSIPDYEDAKARAHWLSRYAAFAVSSGVAPRNADTARATMESRLNILTPEHDEAILHEAGFSNINLFYAGFTFRGWVAYA, encoded by the coding sequence ATGGATCAGCACTCCTCTGCCCCACCAGACCCGTTCTCTGATCCTCAAAGTGTAGCACGATATAAAGAGGGGCCGCCGCGCATTGTGCCCGGGTTTGCTGACATGCAGCGCATGACGACTCTCATCCTTTCTGAATGTGTTCCGCAGAAAGGTCGGGTGCTCGTCGTTGGAGCAGGAGGTGGATTGGAGTTACAAACATTCGCGCAGGCACACCCGGGTTGGACCTTCGACGGGGTTGACCCGTCTGCTGAAATGATCCGACTTGCCGAGCAGACTTTGGGACCGCTCTTGTCGCGTGTCCGCTTGTATCCGGGGGAAGTGGACATGGCTCCGGACGGACCGTTTGATGCAGCAACCTGCCTTTTAACGATGCACTTTGTAGAACGGAAAAAGCGGCAACGTATGGCAGTTGAAATTCGCCGCCGGCTGCGCCCCGGATCGCCTTTTGTGGTAGTTCACATGAGTATTCCTGATTATGAAGATGCAAAAGCACGGGCTCACTGGTTGTCGCGCTATGCAGCCTTTGCGGTCAGTTCCGGAGTTGCCCCCCGGAACGCGGATACTGCCCGGGCCACAATGGAATCACGTTTAAATATTCTCACTCCCGAGCATGACGAAGCGATCTTGCATGAAGCGGGATTTTCGAACATCAACCTGTTTTATGCAGGATTCACATTTCGTGGCTGGGTGGCATATGCCTGA
- a CDS encoding Rrf2 family transcriptional regulator gives MTQNSKLSGILHILLHMAEHPGPVTSKDLSEMMVTNPVVIRQTMAGLRKQGYVKSEKGHGGGWTLACDPSTVTLQDIYAALGSPSLLAISNRTESPGCLVEQAVNSTLQQTFNEAEELLLSRFGEITLAMLIAECHANATARGNNSQCYGAS, from the coding sequence ATGACACAAAACAGCAAATTATCTGGGATTCTTCACATTCTGCTTCACATGGCCGAGCATCCAGGCCCTGTCACATCAAAAGACCTGTCCGAAATGATGGTCACTAATCCGGTAGTCATCCGACAAACCATGGCAGGCCTCAGGAAGCAGGGATATGTAAAATCAGAAAAGGGACATGGCGGCGGTTGGACGCTGGCGTGTGATCCCTCGACTGTGACATTGCAGGATATCTACGCAGCGCTCGGGAGCCCGTCTCTACTTGCCATAAGCAATCGAACGGAATCGCCAGGATGCCTGGTAGAACAAGCCGTGAACTCTACTCTCCAGCAGACCTTCAACGAAGCAGAGGAACTACTGCTTTCCCGTTTTGGTGAAATCACGCTGGCGATGTTGATCGCAGAGTGTCACGCAAATGCCACAGCTCGTGGAAATAACTCGCAATGTTATGGAGCCTCTTGA